CGCCTCCGGTTTGGAGGTGTCCGGTCCGCAATTGACGCTCCGCGTAGACGCACTGCGCGACGATGTGGTGCGCGTGAGGATGTTCCCGAACGGCCATCCGGCGGAGGATGCATCCTGGGCGGTGCTGCCCACGGCACGCACAGCACGGGTGAAGGTCACCGCGACCCCGGAAGGCTTCCAGACGAGTAAGCTGCGTGTTTCTCTCGGCGCGGACCAGAAACTGACCGTCAGTGACCTTGCCGGGAACGTGCTGCAGCAGGACGTTCTGCCGGTGCAGTGGACCGAGGACGGCTTCCGCGTCTTCAAGCAGAAGACGGAGGACGATCACTTCTTCGGACTCGGCGACAAGATGGGGCCGCTCGACCGTGCGGGTGAAGCGTTCACCATGTGGAACACCGACATGTTCGGTTTCCAGGAGTCGACCGACCCGATCTACAAGTCGGTTCCCTTCTTCCTGGAGATGCACGGCGGTCGCACCATTGGCGTGCTCTTCGACAACACCTTCCGCACGTTCTTCGACTTTGGCCGCGAGCGCAATGACCGGTACGTCTTCTCCGCGCCGAAGGGCCCGCTGGACTACTACGTGATGTACGGCCCGGAGCCGAAGCAGGTGGTCGAAGACTATGCGTGGCTGACCGGCCCGACGCCGCTTCCGCCGCTCTGGTCGCTGGGCTTCCAGCAGTCGCGCTACTCGTACTATCCGCAGTCGATGGTGGAAGACGTGGCCGCGCATCTGCGCCGGGACAAGATTCCCACCGACGTGCTCTGGCTCGACATCGACTTCCAATACAAGAACCGTCCGTTCACGGTCGACACGACGCAGTTTCCGGACATGAAGGGCCTGCTGACCGGACTTGAGAAGAACGGCTTCAAGACGATCCTGATCACCGATCTACACATTGCGCACGTCACCGACGGCAGCTATGCGCCGTACACGACCGGCCACGCGGCGGACGCGTTCGTGAAGGAGAAGGGTGCGGAGTATGTCGGCCCCGTCTGGCCCGGCCCGGCGGTCTTCCCGGACTTCACGCAGGCTGCCTCGCGTAAGTGGTGGGGCACGAACTTCAAGGAATTCCTCGACGACGGCGCGGCTGGGTTCTGGAACGATATGAACGAGCCGGCGGTCTTCCGCTATCCGTCGAAGACGATGCCCGATGATGTGGAGCACCGCATCGGCGGCAACGAAGCGCAGGGATTTTCGACGCGCACGGCGATGCATCCGGAGATCCACAACGTCTACGGCATGGAGAACTCGCGCGCAACGATGGAAGGCCTGCTGACGCTGCGCCCCAACCTCCGCACCTTCGTGATGACGCGCGCGTCTTATGCGGGCGGCCAGCGTTATGCGGTGACCTGGACCGGCGACAACTCCTCGACGTGGAACCACCTGCGCGAGACGACGCCGCAGTTGCTGAACCTGGGGCTT
Above is a genomic segment from Granulicella cerasi containing:
- a CDS encoding glycoside hydrolase family 31 protein; its protein translation is MRYFGALSLALASGAFSVALLGAPLVAQTAPASSAHTASGLEVSGPQLTLRVDALRDDVVRVRMFPNGHPAEDASWAVLPTARTARVKVTATPEGFQTSKLRVSLGADQKLTVSDLAGNVLQQDVLPVQWTEDGFRVFKQKTEDDHFFGLGDKMGPLDRAGEAFTMWNTDMFGFQESTDPIYKSVPFFLEMHGGRTIGVLFDNTFRTFFDFGRERNDRYVFSAPKGPLDYYVMYGPEPKQVVEDYAWLTGPTPLPPLWSLGFQQSRYSYYPQSMVEDVAAHLRRDKIPTDVLWLDIDFQYKNRPFTVDTTQFPDMKGLLTGLEKNGFKTILITDLHIAHVTDGSYAPYTTGHAADAFVKEKGAEYVGPVWPGPAVFPDFTQAASRKWWGTNFKEFLDDGAAGFWNDMNEPAVFRYPSKTMPDDVEHRIGGNEAQGFSTRTAMHPEIHNVYGMENSRATMEGLLTLRPNLRTFVMTRASYAGGQRYAVTWTGDNSSTWNHLRETTPQLLNLGLSGFAMSGADVGGFAGSPSADLLTKWLMVAAFQPIDRDHSAKGTNLHEPWVDGPEHEAIRKRYIEERYKLMPYLYTTAEEMSRTGLPITRPLFLEFPHATTDNHPLDNDGPGEFMFGPKVLVAFSPSPEEVAPYVVHLPSGLWYDYWTGKSIDRRGPMGAADHEIRDAKSELPPILAQPKLDELPVYVKGGSIVPMAPLVQSTSEKPNGPLTLRIFPPAPGEACDGDVYTDDGLTFNFRKGEFFRQHFTCSVTPEGALTVSLQEAEGRYKPWWTELRLEVVGSKAAAATEGSKSLALESTSLGKAVSLKATNKLRTVVLR